One stretch of Pseudomonas azotoformans DNA includes these proteins:
- the gcl gene encoding glyoxylate carboligase, with translation MSKMRAIEAAVLVMRREGIDTAFGIPGAAINPLYSALQKVGGIDHVLARHVEGASHMAEGYTRTKAGNIGVCIGTSGPAGTDMVTGLYSASADSIPILCITGQAPRARMHKEDFQAVDITSIVKPVTKWATTVLEPGQVPYAFQKAFYEMRSGRPGPVLIDLPFDVQMAEIEFDIDAYQPLPLAKPLATRVQVEKALALLDQAERPLLVSGGGVINADASELLVEFAELTGIPVIPTLMGWGTIPDDHPQMVGMVGLQTSHRYGNATMLKSDVVLGIGNRWANRHTGSVEVYTEGRKFIHVDIEPTQIGRVFTPDLGIVSDAGSALTMFIEVAREWKAAGKLKDRSAWLHDCQQRKATLHRKTHFDNVPVKPQRVYEEMNQVFGKDTCYVSTIGLSQIAGAQFLHVYKPRHWINCGQAGPLGWTIPAALGVVKADPSRKVVALSGDYDFQFMIEELAVGAQFKLPYIHVVVNNSYLGLIRQAQRGFEMDYCVQLSFDNLNAPELNGYGVDHVAVAEGLGCKALRVFEPSQIAPALRRAEAMIEEFKVPVIVEIILERVTNISMGTEINAVNEFEDLALVGNDAPTAIALLD, from the coding sequence ATGAGCAAAATGAGAGCAATCGAAGCCGCCGTCCTCGTCATGCGCCGTGAGGGCATAGACACCGCCTTCGGTATCCCAGGCGCCGCGATCAACCCGCTGTATTCGGCCTTGCAGAAGGTGGGTGGCATCGATCACGTCCTTGCTCGCCACGTTGAAGGCGCCTCCCACATGGCCGAGGGCTACACCCGCACCAAGGCCGGCAATATCGGCGTGTGCATCGGCACGTCGGGCCCGGCGGGCACTGACATGGTCACCGGCCTGTACAGCGCCTCGGCGGACTCCATCCCGATCCTGTGCATCACCGGCCAAGCGCCCCGCGCCCGCATGCATAAGGAAGATTTCCAGGCCGTGGACATCACCAGCATCGTCAAGCCGGTGACCAAGTGGGCGACCACCGTCCTCGAGCCCGGCCAAGTGCCGTATGCCTTCCAGAAAGCCTTCTATGAAATGCGCTCCGGCCGCCCCGGCCCGGTGCTGATCGACCTGCCCTTCGACGTGCAGATGGCTGAAATCGAATTTGACATCGACGCCTACCAGCCGCTGCCCCTGGCCAAACCTTTGGCCACCCGCGTGCAGGTGGAAAAAGCCCTGGCCCTGCTGGACCAGGCCGAGCGCCCGCTGCTGGTCAGTGGCGGCGGCGTGATCAATGCCGACGCCAGCGAGCTGCTGGTGGAATTCGCCGAGTTGACCGGTATTCCCGTGATCCCGACCCTGATGGGCTGGGGCACCATTCCGGACGATCACCCACAGATGGTCGGCATGGTCGGTCTGCAGACGTCCCACCGTTATGGCAACGCGACGATGCTCAAGTCGGACGTGGTGCTGGGCATCGGTAACCGTTGGGCCAACCGCCACACCGGTTCGGTCGAGGTGTACACCGAGGGCCGCAAGTTCATCCACGTCGACATCGAGCCGACGCAGATTGGCCGCGTCTTCACCCCGGACCTGGGTATCGTGTCCGACGCCGGTTCCGCGCTGACGATGTTCATTGAAGTGGCCCGCGAGTGGAAAGCCGCCGGCAAACTCAAGGATCGCAGTGCCTGGCTGCACGACTGCCAGCAGCGCAAGGCCACCCTGCACCGCAAAACCCACTTCGACAACGTGCCGGTCAAGCCACAGCGTGTTTATGAAGAAATGAACCAGGTGTTCGGCAAAGACACCTGCTACGTCAGCACCATCGGTCTGTCGCAGATTGCCGGCGCGCAATTCCTGCACGTGTACAAGCCGCGCCACTGGATCAACTGCGGCCAGGCCGGCCCATTGGGCTGGACCATCCCCGCAGCCCTCGGCGTGGTCAAGGCCGACCCGAGCCGCAAGGTGGTGGCGCTGTCCGGCGACTACGACTTCCAGTTCATGATCGAAGAGCTGGCCGTGGGCGCGCAGTTCAAGCTGCCGTATATCCACGTGGTGGTGAACAACTCCTACCTGGGCCTGATCCGCCAGGCTCAGCGCGGATTTGAAATGGACTACTGCGTGCAGCTGTCCTTCGACAACCTCAACGCCCCGGAACTCAACGGCTATGGCGTGGACCACGTGGCCGTCGCCGAAGGCCTGGGTTGCAAGGCCTTGCGTGTGTTCGAGCCGAGCCAGATTGCGCCGGCCCTGCGCCGCGCCGAGGCAATGATCGAAGAATTCAAGGTGCCGGTGATCGTTGAGATTATTCTGGAGCGCGTGACCAATATTTCCATGGGCACCGAGATCAACGCTGTCAACGAATTCGAAGATCTGGCCCTGGTCGGCAACGATGCACCGACTGCCATTGCCCTGCTCGATTAA
- a CDS encoding TetR/AcrR family transcriptional regulator has product MSTIRERNKEKILRAASEEFADKGFAATKTSDIAAKAGLPKPNVYYYFKSKDNLYREVLESIIEPILAASTPFNPQGDPKEVLSNYIRSKIRISRDLPFASKVFASEIMHGAPHLSADQVEQLNAQAKHNITCIQDWVDRRLIAAIDPNHLMFSIWAATQTYADFDWQISAVTGKARLDEADYEAAAQTIIRLVLKGCEPD; this is encoded by the coding sequence ATGAGCACCATTCGCGAGCGCAACAAAGAAAAGATCCTGCGGGCGGCGAGCGAGGAGTTCGCCGACAAGGGCTTCGCCGCGACCAAAACCAGTGACATCGCCGCCAAGGCCGGGCTGCCCAAGCCCAATGTCTATTACTACTTCAAATCCAAGGACAACCTCTACCGCGAGGTGCTCGAGAGCATCATCGAGCCGATCCTGGCGGCTTCCACGCCGTTCAACCCCCAGGGTGACCCCAAGGAAGTGCTGAGCAACTACATCCGCTCGAAAATCCGCATTTCCCGTGACCTGCCGTTTGCCTCCAAGGTGTTCGCCAGCGAGATCATGCACGGCGCGCCGCACCTGAGCGCTGATCAGGTCGAGCAGTTGAACGCCCAGGCCAAGCACAACATTACGTGCATCCAGGATTGGGTGGATCGCCGCCTGATCGCAGCGATTGACCCCAATCACTTGATGTTCAGCATCTGGGCGGCCACGCAGACCTACGCGGACTTTGACTGGCAGATCTCGGCAGTGACCGGGAAGGCCAGGTTGGATGAGGCCGATTACGAAGCCGCAGCGCAGACCATCATCCGGTTGGTGCTCAAGGGCTGTGAGCCGGACTGA
- a CDS encoding serine/threonine protein kinase produces the protein MLRSLRCAALLGSLFLSASALAVDIDQASYGYPLTNPFEATIATTPPDLRPKLPSDDEINQSDYTLNMRPEREFSLPDNFWAVKKLTYRIAKQDRAAPLIFLIAGTGARFDSSINEYLKKLYYQAGYHVVQLSSPTSFDFISAASRFATPGITQEDAEDMYRVMQAVRAQNASLPVTDFYLTGYSLGGLDAAFVAKLDETRRSFNFKKVLLLNPPVNLYTSITNLDKLVQTEVKGINNTTTFYELVLNKLTRYFQQKGYIDLNDALLYDFQQSKQHLTNEQMAMLIGTSFRFSAADIAFTSDLINRRGLIIPPKYPITEGTSLTPFLKRALQCDFDCYLTEQVIPMWRARSDGGSLLQLVDQVSLYALKDYLHASPKIAVMHNADDVILGPGDLGFLRKTFGDRLTVYPLGGHCGNLNYRVNADAMLEFFRG, from the coding sequence ATGCTCCGTTCCTTGCGCTGTGCTGCCTTGCTGGGCAGCCTTTTTCTGAGTGCGTCAGCACTGGCCGTCGATATTGACCAAGCCAGCTATGGCTACCCTTTGACCAACCCGTTTGAAGCGACCATCGCCACCACCCCGCCCGATCTTCGGCCCAAATTGCCGAGCGATGACGAGATCAACCAATCCGACTACACCCTGAACATGCGCCCCGAGCGCGAGTTCAGCCTGCCGGACAACTTCTGGGCGGTGAAGAAACTCACCTACCGCATCGCCAAGCAGGACCGCGCCGCGCCGCTGATCTTCCTGATCGCCGGCACCGGTGCGCGATTCGACAGCAGCATCAACGAATACCTGAAGAAGCTGTATTACCAGGCCGGCTACCACGTGGTGCAACTGTCGTCGCCCACCAGCTTCGACTTCATCAGCGCTGCCTCACGCTTCGCGACCCCGGGGATCACCCAGGAAGACGCCGAAGACATGTACCGCGTGATGCAGGCGGTGCGTGCCCAGAATGCCTCGCTGCCGGTAACCGACTTCTACCTCACCGGCTACAGCCTGGGCGGCCTGGATGCTGCATTCGTGGCCAAGCTGGACGAAACCCGTCGCAGCTTCAACTTCAAGAAAGTCTTGCTGCTGAACCCGCCGGTCAACCTGTACACCTCGATCACCAACCTCGACAAGCTGGTACAGACTGAGGTCAAGGGCATCAACAACACCACCACCTTCTATGAGCTGGTGCTGAACAAGCTGACCCGCTACTTCCAGCAAAAGGGCTATATCGACCTCAACGACGCCCTGCTCTACGACTTCCAGCAATCCAAGCAGCACCTGACCAACGAACAGATGGCCATGCTGATCGGCACCTCGTTCCGCTTTTCAGCGGCCGACATCGCCTTTACTTCGGACCTGATCAACCGCCGTGGCCTGATCATCCCGCCGAAGTACCCGATCACCGAAGGCACCAGCCTCACGCCGTTCCTCAAGCGTGCGCTGCAATGCGACTTCGATTGCTACCTCACCGAGCAAGTGATCCCGATGTGGCGCGCGCGCTCCGATGGCGGCAGCCTGTTGCAACTGGTCGACCAGGTCAGCCTGTACGCCCTCAAGGATTACCTGCACGCCAGCCCTAAAATCGCCGTCATGCATAACGCCGACGACGTGATCCTCGGCCCTGGCGACCTCGGGTTCCTGCGTAAAACCTTCGGCGATCGCTTGACCGTCTACCCGCTGGGCGGCCACTGCGGCAACCTCAATTACCGCGTCAACGCCGACGCCATGCTGGAGTTCTTCCGTGGCTAA
- a CDS encoding glycerate kinase type-2 family protein: protein MSVDPQHLLRELFATAIDAAHPRQVLEPFLPADRSGRVIVIGAGKAAAAMALVVENCWQGEVSGLVVTRYGHGAPCKKIEVVEAAHPVPDAAGLAVAQRVLALISNLGEDDRVIFLLSGGGSALLALPAEGITLADKQAINKALLKSGATIGEMNCVRKHLSAIKGGRLAKAAWPATVYTYAISDVPGDQATVIASGPTVGDPSTSQQALAILKRYHIDVPASVRNWLQNPASETVKPGDPVLSRSHFQLVARPQQSLEAVAVKVRQAGFSPLILGDLEGEARDVAKVHAGIARQIVQHGQPLAAPCVILSGGETTVTVRGNGRGGRNAEFLLSLTDSLKGLPGVYALAGDTDGIDGSEDNAGALMTPCSYRRAEALGLSASDELDNNNGYGYFAALDGLIVTEPTRTNVNDFRAILILETAHHDA from the coding sequence ATGTCGGTCGATCCGCAACACCTGCTTCGCGAGCTGTTTGCCACAGCCATCGACGCCGCACACCCCCGGCAAGTCCTTGAACCCTTTCTGCCCGCCGACCGCAGCGGCCGTGTGATCGTGATCGGTGCCGGCAAAGCGGCTGCCGCCATGGCACTGGTCGTGGAGAACTGCTGGCAAGGCGAAGTCAGCGGCCTGGTGGTCACCCGCTACGGCCACGGCGCGCCGTGCAAGAAAATCGAAGTGGTCGAAGCCGCCCACCCGGTCCCCGACGCTGCCGGCCTGGCCGTGGCCCAGCGGGTGCTGGCATTGATCAGCAACCTCGGCGAAGACGACCGCGTGATCTTCCTGCTTTCGGGCGGCGGCTCCGCCCTGCTGGCCCTACCCGCAGAAGGCATCACCCTGGCCGACAAACAGGCCATCAACAAAGCCCTGCTCAAATCCGGCGCGACCATCGGCGAGATGAATTGCGTGCGCAAGCACCTCTCGGCGATCAAGGGCGGCCGACTGGCGAAAGCGGCATGGCCGGCGACGGTCTACACCTATGCGATTTCCGATGTGCCGGGCGACCAGGCCACGGTGATTGCCTCCGGCCCGACGGTGGGCGACCCGAGCACCTCGCAACAGGCCCTGGCAATCCTCAAGCGCTACCACATCGACGTTCCCGCCTCGGTGCGCAATTGGCTGCAAAACCCGGCCTCGGAAACCGTCAAGCCCGGCGACCCGGTGCTCTCCCGCAGCCACTTCCAATTGGTCGCCCGCCCGCAGCAATCCCTCGAAGCCGTCGCGGTGAAAGTCCGCCAGGCCGGGTTCAGCCCGTTGATCCTCGGCGACCTGGAAGGCGAAGCGCGGGACGTGGCCAAGGTGCATGCCGGTATCGCCCGGCAGATCGTGCAACACGGTCAGCCGCTGGCGGCGCCGTGCGTAATCCTGTCCGGTGGCGAAACCACCGTCACCGTGCGCGGCAATGGCCGTGGCGGGCGCAACGCGGAATTCCTGCTCAGCCTCACCGACAGCCTCAAGGGCCTGCCCGGCGTGTACGCCCTGGCCGGTGACACCGACGGCATCGACGGTTCGGAAGACAACGCCGGCGCTCTCATGACCCCGTGCAGCTACCGCCGCGCAGAAGCCCTCGGCCTGTCGGCCAGCGACGAGTTGGACAACAACAACGGCTACGGCTATTTCGCCGCCCTCGACGGGTTGATCGTCACCGAGCCGACACGCACCAACGTCAACGACTTCCGCGCCATCCTGATCCTTGAGACTGCCCACCATGACGCCTGA
- a CDS encoding GlcG/HbpS family heme-binding protein — translation MSALTLKIATQLASQALAAGRSVAAAPLTIAVLDSGGHLIALQREDGASLLRPQIAIGKAWGAIALGKGSRLLALDAQQRPAFIAALNSLGQGSVVPAPGGVLIRNQEGVVLGAIGISGDTSDIDEQCAITAIEGVGLMADAGVSA, via the coding sequence ATGAGCGCTTTAACCTTGAAAATTGCCACCCAACTGGCCAGCCAGGCCCTTGCTGCAGGGCGCAGTGTTGCGGCGGCGCCGCTGACCATCGCGGTACTCGACAGTGGCGGTCACTTGATCGCCCTGCAACGGGAGGACGGCGCGAGCTTGCTGCGCCCGCAGATCGCCATCGGCAAGGCCTGGGGCGCGATTGCCCTGGGCAAGGGGTCACGCCTGCTGGCGCTGGACGCTCAGCAACGGCCGGCGTTTATTGCCGCATTGAACAGCCTGGGGCAGGGCAGTGTGGTGCCGGCGCCGGGTGGGGTGTTGATTCGGAATCAGGAAGGGGTGGTGCTGGGGGCGATCGGCATCAGTGGGGATACGTCGGATATTGATGAGCAGTGTGCGATTACGGCGATCGAAGGGGTGGGGTTGATGGCGGATGCCGGGGTGTCAGCTTGA
- a CDS encoding DUF808 domain-containing protein, protein MAGSSLLVLIDDIAAVLDDVALMTKMAAKKTAGVLGDDLALNAQQVSGVRAEREIPVVWAVAKGSFVNKLILVPAALLISAFAPWAVTPLLMLGGAYLCFEGFEKLAHKFLHSKDQDEAEHAHLVEAVADPATDLVAFEKDKIKGAIRTDFILSAEIIAITLGTVADAPLMQQVIVLSGIAIVMTVGVYGLVAGIVKLDDLGLWLTQKPGQVARSVGGAILRAAPYMMKSLSVIGTAAMFLVGGGILTHGVPVVHHWIETVSQGAGGVAWLVPVLLNGVVGIIAGAVVLAVVSMVGKGWKALKA, encoded by the coding sequence ATGGCAGGAAGCAGCTTGTTGGTATTGATCGACGATATCGCCGCGGTGCTCGATGACGTGGCCCTGATGACCAAAATGGCGGCGAAGAAGACCGCCGGGGTGCTGGGCGATGACCTTGCACTCAATGCCCAGCAGGTCTCCGGGGTGCGTGCGGAGCGGGAAATCCCCGTGGTGTGGGCGGTGGCCAAGGGCTCCTTCGTCAACAAGTTGATCCTGGTGCCCGCAGCGCTGTTGATCAGTGCATTCGCACCGTGGGCGGTGACGCCCTTATTGATGCTCGGCGGTGCCTACCTGTGTTTCGAAGGGTTCGAGAAGCTCGCGCATAAGTTTCTCCACAGCAAGGACCAGGACGAGGCTGAACATGCGCACTTGGTCGAGGCTGTGGCCGATCCGGCAACCGACCTGGTGGCCTTCGAAAAGGACAAGATCAAGGGCGCCATCCGTACCGATTTCATCCTTTCCGCCGAAATCATTGCCATCACCCTCGGCACCGTGGCTGACGCGCCCCTGATGCAGCAGGTGATCGTGCTGTCCGGCATCGCTATCGTCATGACCGTAGGCGTCTACGGGCTGGTGGCCGGTATCGTCAAGCTGGATGACCTGGGCCTGTGGCTCACCCAGAAGCCAGGCCAGGTGGCGCGCAGTGTCGGCGGCGCCATCCTGCGGGCAGCACCGTACATGATGAAGAGCCTGTCGGTGATCGGTACGGCGGCGATGTTCCTGGTGGGCGGTGGGATCCTTACCCATGGTGTGCCGGTGGTGCATCACTGGATTGAAACGGTCAGCCAGGGCGCGGGTGGGGTGGCGTGGTTGGTGCCGGTGTTACTGAATGGGGTGGTGGGGATTATTGCCGGGGCGGTGGTGCTGGCGGTGGTCAGCATGGTCGGCAAGGGGTGGAAAGCACTGAAGGCCTGA
- a CDS encoding MlaA family lipoprotein: protein MAKYLLLLAALMCAGVANADNSKAHEPVNVDADGFKEPLSKLKFNPGLDQREFERSSLTALNVYDPLESWNRRVYHFNYRFDQWVFLPVVNGYTYVTPSFLRTGVSNFFNNLGDVPNLLNSLLQLKGHRSLETTGRLLLNTTIGIAGLWDPATAMGLPRQSEDFGQTLGFYGVPGGAYLVLPIFGPSNLRDTTGLIVDYGAETQINFLNVSEVSSNHPEIWALRAVDKRYQTSFRYGQMNSPFEYEKVRYIYTESRKLQIAE from the coding sequence GTGGCTAAATACCTACTGCTGCTTGCCGCCTTGATGTGTGCAGGCGTGGCCAATGCCGACAACAGCAAGGCCCATGAGCCGGTTAATGTGGATGCCGACGGTTTCAAGGAACCGCTGAGCAAGCTCAAGTTCAACCCAGGCCTGGATCAGCGTGAGTTCGAGCGCTCGTCGCTCACCGCACTCAACGTGTATGACCCGCTGGAGTCGTGGAACCGTCGCGTGTACCACTTCAACTACCGCTTCGACCAATGGGTGTTCCTGCCGGTGGTCAATGGCTACACCTATGTGACACCCAGCTTCCTGCGCACCGGTGTGAGCAACTTCTTCAACAACCTGGGCGACGTGCCCAACCTGCTGAACAGCCTGTTGCAGCTCAAGGGCCACCGCTCCCTGGAAACCACCGGGCGCCTGCTGCTCAACACTACCATCGGCATCGCCGGCCTGTGGGACCCGGCCACCGCCATGGGCCTGCCGCGCCAGAGCGAAGACTTCGGCCAGACCCTGGGCTTCTACGGCGTGCCCGGCGGCGCATACCTGGTGCTGCCGATCTTCGGCCCCTCGAACCTGCGCGACACCACTGGCCTGATCGTCGACTACGGCGCGGAAACCCAGATCAACTTCCTCAACGTGTCGGAAGTCAGCTCCAACCACCCGGAAATCTGGGCGCTGCGTGCGGTGGATAAACGTTATCAGACCAGCTTCCGGTATGGGCAGATGAACTCGCCGTTTGAGTATGAGAAGGTGCGTTATATATATACCGAGTCTCGAAAGTTACAAATAGCTGAGTAA
- a CDS encoding 2-hydroxy-3-oxopropionate reductase has product MAKIGFIGTGIMGQPMAANLQKAGHQLFLSEHHGKAPQALIDAGAVALANPQQVAQEAEFIIVMVPDTPQVDDVLFRKDGVAAGLSPNKVVIDMSSISPTATKAFAAKINETGAQYLDAPVSGGEVGAKAGTLSIMIGGEPQTFERALPLFQAMGKNITLVGGNGDGQTAKVANQIIVALNIQAVAEALLFASKNGADPAKVREALMGGFASSKILEVHGERMIKGTFDPGFRINLHQKDLNLALAGAKELGINLPNTAGTQQVFSTCTAIGGGNWDHSALIKGLEHMANFSIRDK; this is encoded by the coding sequence ATGGCTAAAATCGGATTCATCGGCACCGGCATCATGGGCCAACCCATGGCCGCGAACCTGCAGAAAGCGGGTCACCAACTGTTCCTGTCCGAACACCATGGCAAGGCGCCGCAAGCCCTGATCGACGCAGGCGCCGTCGCCCTGGCGAACCCGCAGCAGGTGGCGCAGGAAGCCGAGTTCATCATCGTGATGGTGCCGGACACCCCACAGGTCGACGACGTGCTGTTCCGCAAAGACGGCGTGGCTGCGGGCCTGTCGCCAAACAAGGTGGTGATCGACATGAGCTCGATCTCCCCCACCGCCACCAAGGCGTTTGCCGCGAAGATCAACGAGACCGGCGCGCAGTACCTGGACGCCCCGGTGTCCGGTGGTGAAGTCGGTGCCAAGGCCGGCACCCTGAGCATCATGATCGGTGGCGAGCCGCAGACCTTTGAACGCGCCTTGCCGCTGTTCCAGGCCATGGGCAAGAACATCACGTTGGTGGGCGGCAATGGTGATGGCCAGACGGCCAAAGTGGCCAACCAGATCATCGTCGCGCTGAATATCCAGGCGGTGGCCGAAGCCCTGCTGTTCGCCTCCAAGAACGGCGCCGACCCGGCCAAGGTGCGTGAAGCGCTGATGGGCGGTTTTGCCTCGTCGAAAATCCTCGAAGTGCATGGCGAACGCATGATCAAGGGCACCTTTGATCCGGGCTTTCGCATCAACCTGCACCAGAAGGACCTCAACCTGGCACTGGCCGGGGCCAAGGAGCTGGGCATCAACCTGCCGAACACCGCCGGCACCCAGCAAGTGTTCAGCACCTGCACCGCGATTGGCGGCGGCAACTGGGACCATTCGGCGCTGATCAAGGGCCTGGAGCATATGGCGAATTTCTCGATTCGCGATAAGTAA
- the hyi gene encoding hydroxypyruvate isomerase gives MPRFAANLSMLFTEQDFLARFKAAADAGFQGVEYLFPYEFSSAEIKAQLDAHGLTQVLFNLPAGDWAKGERGLACHPDRVEEFRAGVKLAIAYAQVLGNTQINCLAGIRPHGIDDETLEKTFVANLKYAAEKLQAVGIKLVMEAINTRDIPGFYLSNTAQALSIREQVGSDNLFLQYDIYHMQIMEGDLARTMTAHLGQINHIQLADNPGRNEPGTGEINYRFLFEHLDRIGYTGWVGCEYKPLTTTEAGLGWLKTHNAI, from the coding sequence ATGCCGCGTTTCGCCGCCAACCTGTCCATGCTGTTTACCGAACAGGACTTTCTTGCCCGGTTCAAAGCCGCCGCCGATGCCGGGTTCCAAGGGGTCGAGTACCTGTTCCCTTACGAATTCAGCTCGGCTGAAATCAAGGCACAACTCGATGCCCATGGCCTGACCCAGGTGCTGTTCAACCTGCCGGCCGGTGACTGGGCCAAGGGCGAGCGCGGCCTGGCGTGCCATCCGGACCGGGTCGAGGAATTCCGCGCCGGGGTCAAGCTGGCCATCGCCTACGCCCAAGTGTTGGGTAATACGCAGATCAACTGCCTGGCCGGTATTCGACCACACGGTATTGATGACGAAACCCTGGAAAAAACCTTCGTCGCCAACCTCAAGTACGCCGCTGAAAAACTGCAAGCGGTGGGCATCAAGCTGGTGATGGAAGCGATCAATACCCGCGACATCCCAGGCTTCTACCTGAGCAACACGGCGCAGGCCCTGTCGATTCGCGAACAGGTGGGCAGTGACAACCTGTTTCTGCAGTACGACATCTACCACATGCAAATCATGGAAGGCGACCTGGCCCGCACCATGACTGCGCACCTGGGCCAGATCAATCACATCCAGCTGGCTGACAACCCAGGGCGCAACGAGCCTGGCACCGGTGAGATCAACTACCGCTTCCTGTTCGAACATTTGGACCGCATCGGCTACACGGGCTGGGTCGGCTGTGAATACAAGCCGTTGACCACCACCGAAGCGGGTTTGGGTTGGTTGAAGACCCACAACGCGATCTAA
- a CDS encoding REP-associated tyrosine transposase produces MPDPARSHRLRIGRFSEPNRIYLITTNTHERVPIFSDFHLGRLVVWQLRLAQYQGLANSLAWVVMPDHFHWLVELQKGSLGDLMCQVKSKSTRSVNGASGRKGRLWQTSFHDRTLRKEDDLVKMARYIVANPLRAGLVKRIGDYPLWDAIWL; encoded by the coding sequence ATGCCTGATCCAGCCAGATCACACCGCCTGCGCATCGGGCGGTTCAGCGAACCCAATCGCATCTATCTGATTACCACCAACACTCACGAACGTGTGCCGATATTCAGTGACTTTCACCTAGGCCGATTAGTCGTCTGGCAACTCAGACTCGCTCAGTATCAAGGGCTGGCAAACTCTCTGGCGTGGGTAGTGATGCCAGACCATTTCCACTGGTTGGTCGAGCTACAAAAAGGTTCACTCGGCGATTTGATGTGCCAAGTTAAATCCAAAAGCACCCGGAGCGTAAACGGTGCTTCTGGTCGCAAAGGCAGGCTTTGGCAAACCAGCTTTCACGACCGCACGCTGCGCAAGGAAGATGATCTGGTGAAGATGGCCAGGTACATAGTGGCCAATCCTCTGCGAGCAGGGTTGGTAAAGCGGATTGGCGACTATCCACTGTGGGATGCAATCTGGTTATAG